ACGAGCGCCGCCCCTCCAACGGCTACTCCTCCAATGGGAGCTGCGCCCACGGCTGATCCGATGCAGACGCTCGACGCTCTGCGCGCCCCGCCACCAGCACCGGCAAGTGCTCCGTCTTCCAGTAACACCCCGCTCAACGATTTCTGGCGGAACGGGCTGCGGTTCGAGTCCGCGGACAAAGCCTTTTCGCTGGCCGTGGGCGGTCGCGTGCAGTTCGACGCGGTGAGCTACCTCACGACAACGGCGATGCGACGCAACGTCCCGGGGAACAACCCGCTCGAAGACGGCGTCTCGTTCCGCCGGTTCCGCTTCGACGTGGGCGGTACGATCTACAAGAACATCGAGTTCTACGCGCAGATCGACTTCGTCAACGGGTTCGTGACGTCCGTCGCGGACAACCGACAGTCCAACGTGCCGGCCCCGACCGACTTGTGGGTGACGTACAAGGATCTGCCGTGGGTCGGCAACATCCGCGTCGGTAACCAGAAGCCGCTGTACTCGTTCGAGCACCTCACGAGCAGCCGGTTCCTGACCTTCCTGGAGCGGTCGCTCGGGTTCGATGCGTTCGCCGAAGGGTTCAACAACGGCTTCTCGCCCGGCATCACGATGTTCGACACGTTCGCGGAGAAGCGCGGTACCTGGGGCGTGGGTGTGTTCAAGAACACGCGCAGCATCTTCGCGTACAACGTCGGGCGGAACGAAACGGAAGTGAACGGGCGCGTCACCTACCTGCCGGTGTACGAGGACGACGGGAAACTCCTTGTTCACGTCGGCCTCGGTGCGGCGGCCCGAGATCTCGACCAGGATCAGGCCCGGTTCCGCGCCCGTTTGGACGCCCGCAACAGCCCGAGCGCGTTCTCCCCGCTCGTGGCCGATACGGGATTGTTCTTCGGGAATCACCAGCAGATTCTCGTTCCCGAATTGGTGGCCGTGATGGGGTCGTGGTCGTTCCAGAGCGAATACTACGCGAGCTGGGTCGGGCACGCCGCCGCGGTCGGGGCGAACAACCAGCGTTTGGCCGATCAGGGAACCGTTTTCATGCAATCGGCTTACGGCGAAGTAGCTTACTTCCTGACCGGTGAGCACCGCGAATACAACCGCGAAACCGGTACGTTCACGCGCGTGTCGCCGAAAACCCCGGTCACCTGGACGCGGTCCGGGTTCACCGGGTGCGGTGGGTGGCAGGTAGCTGCGCGCTACACGTACCTCGACCTGAACGACAAGGTTGTTCGCGGGGGCCAGATCCACGACATGACGCTGGGTCTGAACTGGTTCCTCAACCCGAACATGAAGATCCAGTCCAATTACTTCCTGACGGCGCGGAACGCGGTCGGCGGCGCGGGCGACGGCCTGATCCACGGGTTCGCGGTGCGCACCGCGATCGACTTCTAATCCGGCTTCCGACGATCGCACGGCGTGAAAAACGCTCAACGCCACAAGGGTAACGCCGTGCGTAAGTTGTGGCAGCGAGTCGAAGCGGTGCTACGGAGGGCCGCTCCCAACCTCCGTGCCGCGCTGCCCAGAGGAACATCGCCGACAGAACTGGCGAACGCAGAAAAGCAGTTGGGGCTCACGCTACCAGACGACATCCGAGCGTCATACGCGATTCATGACGGGACCGGCGGGGCAGATGTCCTACCGCAAAGTGCTTACGGCGGGGTTATTGGTGTTGCACAACTCTCGCTGAATGAGGTCATCCGCGACTGGCAAATGTGGCTGGATTCGTATGAGCGCGGGTTCGATGATAGTCGCGCTCGCCCCAAGGGGCCGATCAAAGCGAAGTGGTGGAACCCTCGGTGGGTACCTGTCACTTGGGACGGTGGCGGGGACCACCTGTGTCTCGACCTCGACCCAGATGTCGGCGGAACGGTCGGCCAAGTGATCTGCTTCAGCCACGAAATCGGCCCCGTGGACGTAGTCGCCGAAAGTTGGCAAGTGTTCTTGGAACGATATGCGGCTGATCTGGAAGCAAATCGCCTACGATTCAACACGGACGGCGAATTGATCGCCGCCTCATGATCCAAACGGACTCAGATCGACAATGCAAGGGTTTCCTTCCCCTTGTGGGTGCCACTCGCTCAGCCTTCTAAATCGAGACTTTGTCCGAAGCCGGTAGAACCGCGTGGAAGTCACGTGTGATGCGGTCCATGTATTGAGTGAGCAGTTCTTCGACGCGCTGAGGGGTGTCGGCCGCAACGACGAACCCAATATGGTTCTTCGTCGTCATCCGGTACACGATCTCCGGGTCGGTGAAGCCGGACGTATCCGGCCACTCCTGGCGCGCGAGTGAGATTACTACCCCACCGAAGCGCTGCTTCAACGGCGGAACCACATACGATTGCGTCCCGCGGCACGTCTCCAGCTTCGCCCACTCGGACCAAAGGTTCACGCCGGTCGCGTGCTCGACCATTTCCGCCGTGTTCGCACCCCCAACACGGGCGCTCGTCTCGATGAAGTAATACTGTCCGTCCGCGTGCGCCTTCATGAACTCGGTGTGCGACGCGCCCCACCCCAGCCCGAAGCCCTCTAATACTTGCGCGTTGGCACGTTTCAACTCGTCCACTTCCGGGCGGTC
This region of Gemmata massiliana genomic DNA includes:
- a CDS encoding OprO/OprP family phosphate-selective porin; its protein translation is MPVSPTPPALGTSAAPPTATPPMGAAPTADPMQTLDALRAPPPAPASAPSSSNTPLNDFWRNGLRFESADKAFSLAVGGRVQFDAVSYLTTTAMRRNVPGNNPLEDGVSFRRFRFDVGGTIYKNIEFYAQIDFVNGFVTSVADNRQSNVPAPTDLWVTYKDLPWVGNIRVGNQKPLYSFEHLTSSRFLTFLERSLGFDAFAEGFNNGFSPGITMFDTFAEKRGTWGVGVFKNTRSIFAYNVGRNETEVNGRVTYLPVYEDDGKLLVHVGLGAAARDLDQDQARFRARLDARNSPSAFSPLVADTGLFFGNHQQILVPELVAVMGSWSFQSEYYASWVGHAAAVGANNQRLADQGTVFMQSAYGEVAYFLTGEHREYNRETGTFTRVSPKTPVTWTRSGFTGCGGWQVAARYTYLDLNDKVVRGGQIHDMTLGLNWFLNPNMKIQSNYFLTARNAVGGAGDGLIHGFAVRTAIDF
- a CDS encoding SMI1/KNR4 family protein, encoding MRKLWQRVEAVLRRAAPNLRAALPRGTSPTELANAEKQLGLTLPDDIRASYAIHDGTGGADVLPQSAYGGVIGVAQLSLNEVIRDWQMWLDSYERGFDDSRARPKGPIKAKWWNPRWVPVTWDGGGDHLCLDLDPDVGGTVGQVICFSHEIGPVDVVAESWQVFLERYAADLEANRLRFNTDGELIAAS